A portion of the Bacteroides faecium genome contains these proteins:
- a CDS encoding HEAT repeat domain-containing protein: MDQVLYGIDFIEYYFYWIYYKFIGYPLIIRICSIAVMFCIIAYLFLMFHIIYGIFKRRKEKRRYNKAFDKYYEEMKAISLDSNALNEEEIADRLAYDTKKRPKPAELRIITQLLTEIKSVHEDEINEVNYQSIQTVFQITRFLERELQFGTKRAKIQALKLIQSINGYASEAVLVRFLYHREMELRNSARYTYMWLSQGDPFRFFDEDISMKLRQWDMMELHAILEHRKKVGYNTPSFIKWVNTSAEENVKIFFINEIRLYNETESAPILAKQINARSTEIRGEAIKTLGKLKYKEIEPKLIEMYHVQPEEVKRQIITAIADLKTDKALGFLYNAYDEADNWGTKRVILKALYDYSAMGRKTFDQLERKADSHTAILFAHTKHPLINQLN; encoded by the coding sequence ATGGACCAGGTTTTATATGGCATAGATTTCATAGAATACTATTTCTATTGGATATACTATAAGTTTATAGGGTATCCTCTGATCATAAGAATATGCTCAATCGCTGTTATGTTCTGCATTATTGCGTACTTGTTCCTGATGTTCCATATCATATATGGTATATTCAAAAGACGGAAAGAAAAACGGAGATATAATAAAGCGTTCGATAAGTATTATGAAGAAATGAAGGCTATCTCATTAGATTCCAATGCATTAAACGAAGAAGAGATAGCGGACAGGTTAGCATACGATACGAAAAAACGCCCCAAGCCTGCCGAACTACGCATCATCACTCAGCTATTAACGGAAATTAAGAGTGTACATGAGGATGAAATCAATGAGGTCAACTACCAATCTATACAAACCGTATTCCAGATAACACGTTTTCTCGAACGTGAACTCCAGTTCGGGACTAAAAGAGCTAAGATACAAGCCCTGAAACTTATTCAGTCCATCAACGGATATGCTTCCGAAGCCGTACTAGTACGTTTCCTCTACCATCGCGAGATGGAGTTGAGAAATTCGGCACGTTATACTTATATGTGGTTAAGCCAGGGAGATCCGTTCCGTTTCTTCGACGAAGATATCAGCATGAAGTTAAGGCAATGGGATATGATGGAACTGCATGCCATCCTTGAACATCGTAAGAAGGTAGGTTATAATACCCCAAGTTTCATTAAATGGGTAAACACTTCGGCCGAGGAAAATGTTAAGATATTCTTTATTAATGAGATCAGACTATATAACGAAACAGAAAGTGCACCGATTTTAGCAAAACAAATCAACGCGCGCTCTACGGAAATACGGGGCGAAGCGATAAAAACTTTAGGAAAACTAAAATACAAGGAAATAGAACCCAAGTTGATTGAAATGTATCATGTACAACCGGAAGAAGTCAAGCGGCAAATCATCACAGCCATTGCAGACCTGAAAACGGACAAAGCCTTGGGATTTCTTTACAATGCTTACGATGAAGCAGACAATTGGGGAACGAAACGGGTAATACTGAAAGCCCTATATGACTATAGCGCCATGGGAAGAAAAACCTTCGATCAATTGGAGCGAAAAGCTGATTCTCACACTGCGATATTGTTCGCCCATACGAAGCATCCGTTAATCAACCAGTTAAATTAG
- a CDS encoding DcaP family trimeric outer membrane transporter: MKKYILLFLCLITVSGSFAQMKDFKFKFYGQIRTDFYYNSRANEETVDGLFYMYPKDKVRDEDGNDLNSTPNSNFYTLYSRLGVDVAGPKLGTAKTSAKVEVDFRGTGTSYSVVRLRHAYLNLDWGKSALLLGQTWHPLFGDVSPQILNLSVGAPFQPFSRAPQIRYRYTHKNFQLTGAAVWQSQYLSQGIDPENPLKSKKSQEYIKKGCVPEVYIGADYKNGGLLAGAGIEMLSLKPRTESIGENDKKYKVDERITTLSYEAHVKYTNKNWFVGAKSVLGSNLTQISGLGGFGVKSVNERTGEQKYTPIRFSSSWLNVVYGQKWKPGVFVGYAKNLGTSDELYAPDGKAQVYGTGTNLDQLVTAGAELTYNVPHWKFGLEYTLSSAWYGKTDKTDGKIIDTHAVCNNRIVAVAMFMF; this comes from the coding sequence ATGAAAAAATACATTCTATTATTTCTTTGCCTGATAACTGTTTCGGGCAGTTTTGCACAGATGAAGGATTTCAAGTTCAAATTCTACGGACAGATTCGTACAGACTTTTATTATAACAGTCGTGCTAATGAAGAAACTGTGGATGGGTTGTTTTATATGTATCCCAAAGATAAGGTACGCGACGAAGACGGGAATGACTTGAATTCAACGCCGAACAGTAATTTCTATACGTTATATTCGCGCCTGGGAGTAGACGTTGCCGGTCCTAAACTAGGAACTGCCAAGACGTCCGCCAAAGTGGAAGTGGATTTCCGCGGTACAGGTACTTCTTATTCGGTAGTCCGTCTCCGCCATGCTTATCTCAATTTGGATTGGGGCAAATCTGCTTTATTACTTGGTCAAACCTGGCATCCGTTGTTCGGAGATGTCTCACCGCAGATTCTTAATCTTTCCGTAGGGGCACCTTTCCAACCGTTCAGCCGTGCGCCGCAGATTCGTTACCGCTACACACATAAAAACTTCCAATTGACAGGAGCAGCGGTGTGGCAGTCGCAATATTTATCTCAAGGCATTGATCCGGAAAACCCTCTAAAGAGCAAGAAAAGTCAGGAGTACATAAAGAAAGGCTGTGTTCCCGAAGTTTATATCGGAGCAGATTATAAGAATGGAGGTTTACTGGCCGGTGCGGGTATTGAGATGCTGTCATTGAAGCCCCGCACAGAATCAATCGGAGAAAACGATAAGAAATATAAGGTAGACGAACGGATTACCACGCTTTCTTATGAAGCACACGTAAAATACACCAATAAGAATTGGTTTGTCGGTGCTAAAAGTGTGCTGGGCTCTAATCTCACACAGATTTCCGGTTTGGGCGGATTTGGAGTAAAGTCCGTCAATGAACGTACAGGAGAGCAGAAGTATACCCCGATACGTTTTTCCAGTTCCTGGCTGAACGTTGTTTACGGACAGAAATGGAAGCCGGGCGTGTTTGTCGGTTATGCTAAAAACTTGGGAACAAGCGATGAATTATATGCCCCGGATGGAAAAGCACAAGTATATGGTACGGGAACAAACCTCGACCAACTCGTCACTGCGGGAGCAGAACTAACTTACAATGTACCTCATTGGAAATTTGGCTTGGAATATACACTGAGCTCGGCATGGTATGGCAAAACGGATAAAACAGATGGAAAGATAATAGATACTCATGCCGTCTGTAATAACCGTATTGTAGCAGTAGCTATGTTTATGTTCTAA
- a CDS encoding DUF6250 domain-containing protein encodes MMKRFFISYSLITFFFLNSAMLFAQHENSFAKQWKTEDESHALRIIERADTLELIVPGGLTLWYQQRLTGDYEINYRICMVMKGGKYDRLSDLNCFWAANDPKHPDNLFARSEWRNGVFKNYNTLNLFYVGYGGNDNSTTRFRRYRGEYYGVADDKVKPLLNEYTDAPHLLAPNQWYQIQIQVKKGITTYSVNDEELFRYSVTDGLGDGHFGLRLLQNHVLFTGFKVTTF; translated from the coding sequence ATGATGAAGCGATTTTTTATTAGCTACAGCTTGATTACTTTTTTCTTTTTGAATAGTGCAATGCTCTTTGCGCAACACGAAAACTCCTTTGCCAAGCAATGGAAAACAGAAGACGAATCTCATGCCTTGCGGATAATAGAGCGTGCAGATACATTGGAACTGATTGTTCCCGGTGGCTTGACACTGTGGTATCAGCAACGTCTGACAGGGGATTATGAGATAAACTACCGTATCTGTATGGTAATGAAAGGCGGAAAGTACGACCGTCTGAGCGACCTGAATTGCTTTTGGGCAGCCAATGACCCTAAACATCCAGACAACCTTTTTGCCCGTAGCGAATGGCGGAATGGTGTCTTTAAAAACTACAATACATTGAACCTTTTCTACGTTGGATACGGGGGAAATGACAATTCTACGACCCGTTTCCGTCGTTACCGAGGTGAGTATTATGGAGTGGCAGACGATAAAGTAAAACCACTGTTGAATGAATATACAGACGCGCCGCATCTACTTGCTCCCAATCAATGGTATCAAATACAGATTCAAGTAAAAAAAGGAATAACGACTTATTCAGTGAATGACGAGGAGCTTTTCCGTTATTCTGTGACGGATGGCTTGGGAGACGGACATTTCGGCTTACGTCTATTACAGAATCACGTGTTGTTTACCGGTTTTAAAGTGACTACATTCTAA
- a CDS encoding LruC domain-containing protein, with product MKIKNLMYVLMGTMLVATSCSDAELENGNGGSGTVDPVNASALVNVYSDKSGSEASLLAGDVLVKDTRALTLNVPVACEKVYMKYNTVSGTEIMKEFALSPVSRSGDNLGKDFNFETNRLASVTLALPEDAVQPTDETDAGYLFYHNTGVVMFEDGWPTEMASWYDDDYNDVVFEYDLKVTECQSAEQMALQGSKEELLLTLDVRAVGGIYPTALGVVLEGLDKKFVDRVTASLVLKAGQGMMTDLVKKELSAEDVVFIRKDGWNWDDKRVDATKKRVATLSVDKAQAEGTVIVLDGLVDLKDDNTNMFQVTVDGMKEGLPMLRAEVRLIGKEGLTGDDRNAQLEAFRSLILDTNRQNFFIKVKDTTSPGAKDKEVHMKGYAPTSSYKADYDEQVRNNSSLDANIPYSNVKGSTWGVKVPVGTRHAYESVPFKEAYKEFPDWVDSKGTTNKNWYEKFTDEKTVRYW from the coding sequence ATGAAGATTAAAAATTTGATGTATGTCCTTATGGGGACAATGTTAGTAGCTACTTCGTGCTCAGACGCGGAGTTGGAGAATGGAAATGGGGGTTCGGGTACGGTTGATCCGGTTAATGCTTCGGCATTGGTAAATGTATACTCAGATAAGAGTGGTTCAGAAGCGAGTTTGCTTGCAGGTGATGTGCTTGTAAAGGATACTCGTGCTCTTACTCTGAACGTTCCTGTTGCTTGCGAGAAAGTGTATATGAAATATAATACAGTTTCGGGAACGGAAATTATGAAGGAATTTGCTTTATCTCCGGTTAGTCGTAGTGGAGATAATTTGGGCAAGGATTTCAATTTTGAAACTAATCGTTTGGCATCGGTTACGCTTGCGCTTCCTGAAGATGCAGTACAGCCGACAGATGAAACTGATGCTGGATATCTTTTCTATCATAACACAGGAGTGGTTATGTTTGAAGACGGCTGGCCTACAGAAATGGCTTCATGGTATGATGATGACTACAATGATGTCGTTTTCGAATATGATTTGAAAGTAACTGAATGCCAAAGTGCTGAACAGATGGCACTTCAAGGAAGCAAAGAAGAATTGTTGCTTACTTTGGATGTTCGTGCGGTAGGTGGTATATATCCGACTGCACTTGGTGTTGTTTTGGAAGGTTTGGATAAAAAATTTGTTGACCGAGTTACTGCAAGTCTAGTTTTGAAAGCCGGACAAGGAATGATGACGGATTTGGTAAAAAAAGAACTTTCTGCGGAGGATGTGGTTTTTATTAGAAAAGATGGCTGGAACTGGGATGATAAGCGTGTAGACGCTACAAAGAAACGTGTGGCTACTTTGTCTGTGGATAAGGCACAAGCTGAAGGTACAGTGATTGTATTGGATGGTTTGGTTGATTTAAAGGATGATAATACCAATATGTTCCAAGTGACAGTTGATGGTATGAAAGAAGGATTACCGATGTTGCGTGCCGAAGTTAGATTGATTGGTAAGGAAGGCTTGACGGGCGATGATAGAAATGCCCAGCTTGAAGCATTTAGAAGTCTTATTCTTGATACTAATAGACAGAATTTCTTTATTAAGGTAAAAGATACTACTAGTCCCGGTGCTAAAGATAAAGAAGTGCATATGAAAGGCTATGCGCCGACTTCTTCTTATAAAGCTGATTATGATGAACAAGTTCGTAACAATAGTTCTTTGGATGCAAATATTCCGTATTCTAATGTGAAGGGTTCTACTTGGGGTGTTAAAGTTCCGGTTGGTACACGTCATGCTTATGAAAGTGTTCCTTTTAAAGAAGCGTACAAGGAATTTCCTGATTGGGTAGATAGCAAAGGTACTACTAATAAAAACTGGTATGAGAAGTTTACTGACGAAAAAACAGTAAGATATTGGTAA
- a CDS encoding glycosyltransferase family 2 protein, with amino-acid sequence MKDIIFTFFNYFVFFYTSMLAISFVTFAFLSFISLKRRKDYYVESYMRKTIKESPYTPGISVIAPAYNEEKTIIDNINSMLALEYPLFEVIIVNDGSTDSTLEKMIEHYELVEVPYAYIERIKTKPFRRLLKSTNPKYSQLIIVDKENGGTKADASNAGINVSSYPYFICTDVDCILEKYALYRCISPIISSDKQVIAVSGTMLMANGCVVKDGQIVDVRTPRTPIPLFQNLEYMRSYLIGKMGWSAINGMPNVSGGFGLFDRSVAIAAGGYDAPSFAEDMDLITRMVGYMCDFSRPYKIVQIPDTCCWTEGPPNLAMLYRQRTRWARGLIQTLSIHHKMIFNKTYKQMGLLTLPYMFIFELLAPIIELTGLIVFLYLAFTGAVNWNTAWMIYLTIYTFCQFLSIVVITYDYYVGMLYKRGYEYLWIIIASILEPIFYHPIITFCSLRGYLSYLTNRDFKWKKMERAGFKQKKGSETGTGGDATMKPEPATI; translated from the coding sequence ATGAAAGATATTATATTTACATTCTTCAATTATTTCGTATTCTTTTATACGAGTATGCTGGCGATAAGCTTTGTCACTTTCGCTTTCCTCTCTTTCATTTCGCTGAAACGGAGAAAAGATTATTATGTGGAAAGTTATATGCGGAAGACAATCAAAGAATCTCCTTACACACCCGGCATCTCGGTGATTGCTCCTGCCTACAATGAAGAAAAGACAATCATCGACAATATCAACTCCATGCTTGCGTTAGAATATCCGCTCTTCGAGGTAATCATTGTAAATGACGGCAGCACGGACAGCACTTTGGAGAAAATGATCGAGCATTATGAACTGGTAGAAGTGCCATATGCATATATCGAACGAATCAAGACCAAACCATTCAGAAGACTTTTGAAGTCGACGAATCCAAAATACAGCCAGCTCATCATCGTCGACAAAGAAAACGGTGGAACCAAGGCGGACGCATCCAATGCAGGTATCAACGTCTCTTCATATCCTTACTTTATCTGTACGGATGTGGATTGTATCCTGGAGAAATACGCTCTTTACCGTTGTATCTCACCGATTATCTCTTCGGACAAGCAAGTGATTGCAGTCAGCGGAACGATGCTGATGGCGAACGGATGTGTAGTGAAAGACGGGCAGATTGTTGACGTCAGGACTCCCCGTACCCCGATTCCGCTTTTCCAGAACTTGGAATATATGCGTTCATACCTGATTGGCAAGATGGGATGGTCTGCCATCAACGGCATGCCGAATGTATCCGGTGGATTCGGGCTTTTTGACCGTTCCGTAGCTATTGCGGCCGGTGGATACGATGCTCCGTCCTTTGCGGAAGACATGGATTTGATTACCCGCATGGTAGGATATATGTGCGACTTCTCGCGCCCTTACAAGATTGTGCAGATTCCGGATACCTGTTGCTGGACGGAAGGACCGCCTAACCTCGCGATGCTTTACCGTCAACGTACCCGCTGGGCACGCGGATTGATTCAGACGCTGAGTATCCATCATAAAATGATATTCAATAAGACCTATAAGCAGATGGGACTGCTCACGCTGCCCTATATGTTCATCTTTGAACTTCTGGCACCCATCATCGAGTTGACAGGTCTGATAGTATTCCTCTACCTGGCCTTCACGGGAGCGGTCAACTGGAATACGGCATGGATGATTTATCTGACAATCTACACGTTCTGCCAGTTCCTCTCCATTGTCGTTATCACCTACGATTATTATGTCGGGATGCTCTATAAGAGAGGGTATGAATACCTGTGGATTATCATTGCGTCGATATTGGAACCGATTTTCTATCACCCTATCATCACTTTCTGCTCTTTGAGAGGATACCTCAGTTATCTGACGAACAGAGACTTCAAGTGGAAGAAGATGGAACGGGCAGGATTCAAACAGAAAAAAGGAAGCGAAACCGGAACCGGCGGTGATGCAACGATGAAACCCGAACCGGCAACGATTTAA
- a CDS encoding tRNA-dihydrouridine synthase family protein: MQETLPIHFAPLQGYTEVFYRNAHAACFGGVDTYYTPFVRIEKGDFRRRDVRGIEPENNHVSHLVPQLIAPTMEKAETILSLFIEKGYEEADINLGCPFPLLAKRHNGSGILPYPEEVEALLSLVRKYPQISFSIKMRLGWENPDECLKLAPIINDLPLRQVTMHPRLGKQQYKGEVDLKGFADFQDACRHPIIYNGDINNLEDIQQIQDRFPSLAGIMIGRGLLANPALALEHRHGRVLGFDEMVQKLQSMHKSIYTAYTEQLEGGDGQLLNKMKTFWEYLLPNAEKKLLKAIHKSTSLNKYNQAVSAFFNQR, encoded by the coding sequence ATGCAAGAAACTCTGCCTATCCATTTCGCTCCGTTACAAGGTTATACCGAAGTATTTTACCGCAATGCACATGCCGCCTGTTTCGGCGGTGTAGACACTTATTACACCCCATTCGTCCGAATCGAGAAAGGCGATTTCCGCCGTAGAGACGTCCGGGGCATAGAACCGGAAAACAATCATGTATCCCATTTAGTTCCTCAATTGATAGCTCCGACAATGGAGAAGGCAGAAACGATTCTCTCTCTTTTCATCGAGAAAGGATATGAAGAAGCGGATATAAACTTGGGCTGTCCTTTCCCCCTTTTAGCAAAGCGCCACAACGGTTCCGGCATCCTGCCTTATCCCGAAGAAGTGGAAGCACTGCTCAGCTTGGTTCGGAAGTATCCGCAAATCAGTTTTTCCATAAAAATGAGATTGGGATGGGAAAATCCGGATGAATGTCTCAAGCTGGCTCCTATTATTAATGATTTGCCATTGCGGCAAGTCACGATGCATCCCCGTTTAGGAAAACAGCAATATAAAGGTGAAGTAGACCTCAAAGGGTTCGCTGATTTTCAAGATGCGTGCAGACATCCTATTATTTATAACGGAGACATTAACAATCTGGAAGATATTCAACAAATTCAGGATAGATTTCCCTCATTAGCCGGGATTATGATAGGACGTGGGCTACTCGCCAATCCGGCACTGGCATTAGAGCATAGACACGGGCGTGTTCTTGGCTTCGATGAAATGGTACAAAAACTACAATCGATGCACAAAAGCATATACACGGCATACACAGAGCAGCTTGAAGGTGGAGACGGACAGCTTCTAAACAAGATGAAGACCTTTTGGGAATATTTATTGCCAAATGCAGAGAAGAAACTATTGAAAGCTATTCATAAAAGTACAAGTCTGAACAAATATAATCAGGCTGTCAGTGCCTTTTTTAATCAACGATAG
- a CDS encoding chondroitinase family polysaccharide lyase: MMKQSFTRLGVLTLLSFLCSAFLHAQVVTDERLFSFEEPQIPGCITSVHSQLSVSDIHYKDGKHSMKWDFEPGGILELKKDLKFEKKDPTGKDLYLSAFIVWVYNEEPQNATIEFEFLKDGKKCTSFPFGINFSGWRAAWVCYERDMQGTPEEGMNELRIVAPNSKGSLFIDHLITATKVDSRQQTADLQVPFVNPGTNNHWLVIYKHSLLKPDIELTPVSDKQKKEMQLLEKRFRDMNYTKGKLSDKEVETIRKKYDFYQITYKNGQVSGVPVYMVRASEAYERIIPDWDKDMLTKLGIEMRAYFDLMKRIAVAYNNSTAKPELQKEMKQKFLAMYDHITDQGVAYGSCWGNIHHYGYSVRGLYLAYFLMKDVLREAGKLQEAERTLQWYAIANEVYPKPEGNGIDMDSFNTQTTGRIASILMMEDTPEKLQYLKSFSRWIDYGCRPAPGLAGSFKIDGGVFHHRNHYPAYAVGGLDGATNMIYLFSRTEFAISELAHETVRNVLFAMRFYCNKLNFPLSMSGRHPDGKGKLVPMHYAMMAMAGTSDGRFGFDKEMASAYLRLVSDTSSKEQEPEYMPKVSNAQERKVAKLLVEKGFRPEPEPQGNLALGYGCVSVQRRNNWSAVARGHSRYLWASEHYLGHNLYGRYLAHGSLQILTAAPGQSVTPATSGWQQEGFDWNRIPGVTSIHLPLEQLKAKVLNVDTFSGMEEMLYSDEAFAGGLSQRKENGNFGMKLHEHDKYNGSHRARKSYHFIGGMIVCLGSDIENTNTEYPTETTIFQLSVIDKAGHDYWKNYQGEGKTWIDHLGTGYYVPVAAKFEKAFPQYSRMQDTGKETKGDWVSLVVNHGKAPKGGSYEYAVLPQTNEAAMKTFGKKPAYKVLKQDCNAHIVQSLTDGIYSYVLFETPQSVLPGELLQRTDTSCLVMIRKESQDKMLLTVAQPDLALYRGASDEVFDKDGKRIERSIYSRPWINNESGEIPVTVTLKGRWNVEETPFCKVLSSDKKQTVLRFTCKDGASFEVELQK, from the coding sequence ATGATGAAACAATCTTTTACCAGACTCGGAGTACTGACTCTATTATCCTTTTTATGTTCCGCATTTCTTCATGCGCAAGTAGTAACAGACGAACGACTGTTCTCTTTTGAAGAACCCCAGATTCCGGGCTGCATTACGAGTGTCCATTCCCAACTTTCCGTCTCCGATATACATTATAAAGACGGAAAACATTCGATGAAATGGGACTTTGAACCAGGTGGCATATTAGAACTCAAAAAAGACTTGAAGTTTGAAAAGAAAGATCCGACCGGTAAAGACCTGTATCTTTCAGCTTTTATAGTGTGGGTGTATAATGAAGAACCCCAAAATGCAACTATTGAATTTGAATTCTTGAAAGACGGGAAGAAATGTACTTCATTCCCTTTCGGTATCAATTTCAGTGGTTGGCGTGCCGCATGGGTTTGTTATGAACGGGATATGCAAGGTACGCCGGAAGAAGGTATGAACGAACTTCGCATTGTTGCTCCAAATTCAAAAGGAAGCCTTTTCATCGACCATTTGATTACTGCAACTAAAGTAGACTCCCGCCAACAGACTGCCGATTTGCAAGTGCCTTTTGTGAATCCCGGAACAAACAACCATTGGCTGGTTATCTATAAACACTCTCTTTTGAAGCCGGATATCGAATTGACCCCTGTCAGCGACAAGCAAAAGAAAGAAATGCAACTGTTGGAGAAGCGTTTCCGTGATATGAATTATACAAAAGGCAAGCTCTCGGACAAAGAAGTGGAGACTATCCGCAAAAAATATGATTTCTATCAGATTACTTATAAAAACGGTCAAGTATCAGGTGTACCTGTTTATATGGTACGTGCTTCTGAGGCCTATGAACGGATTATACCGGACTGGGATAAGGATATGTTAACCAAACTCGGTATAGAAATGCGTGCTTACTTTGATTTGATGAAACGGATTGCTGTTGCGTATAATAATAGTACTGCAAAACCCGAGCTTCAGAAAGAAATGAAGCAAAAATTCCTGGCTATGTATGACCACATAACCGATCAGGGAGTGGCTTATGGTAGTTGTTGGGGAAATATCCATCATTACGGGTATAGTGTTCGCGGATTGTATCTGGCGTACTTCCTGATGAAAGACGTACTTCGTGAAGCCGGTAAGTTGCAAGAAGCCGAACGCACATTGCAGTGGTATGCCATTGCGAATGAAGTATATCCTAAACCGGAAGGTAACGGCATTGATATGGACTCATTTAACACACAGACCACCGGTCGCATCGCAAGTATCCTGATGATGGAAGATACGCCGGAAAAGTTGCAATACCTGAAGTCTTTTTCCCGATGGATTGATTATGGTTGCCGTCCCGCTCCGGGATTGGCAGGCTCATTTAAGATAGATGGCGGTGTTTTCCACCATCGTAATCACTATCCCGCTTATGCCGTCGGTGGTTTGGACGGGGCGACTAATATGATTTATCTTTTCAGCCGGACAGAATTTGCTATCTCGGAACTGGCGCATGAAACGGTGAGAAATGTATTATTTGCAATGCGTTTCTACTGTAATAAGCTGAATTTCCCATTGTCAATGTCCGGTCGTCATCCCGATGGAAAGGGGAAATTAGTGCCGATGCACTATGCAATGATGGCTATGGCAGGAACTTCCGACGGAAGGTTTGGGTTCGATAAAGAGATGGCATCTGCTTATCTGCGTCTTGTTTCAGATACTTCTTCCAAAGAGCAGGAACCGGAATATATGCCAAAAGTATCCAACGCACAGGAACGGAAGGTTGCGAAGCTGCTTGTAGAAAAAGGTTTTCGCCCTGAACCCGAACCGCAGGGGAATCTGGCGCTTGGCTATGGCTGTGTATCTGTACAGCGCCGTAACAATTGGTCGGCAGTGGCTCGTGGGCATTCCCGTTATCTTTGGGCGTCGGAACATTATTTGGGGCACAATCTTTACGGACGTTATCTGGCACATGGCAGCCTGCAAATCCTGACAGCGGCACCGGGGCAGAGCGTTACTCCTGCCACAAGTGGGTGGCAGCAGGAAGGTTTCGACTGGAACCGTATCCCGGGAGTGACTTCCATCCATCTTCCGCTAGAACAGTTGAAAGCTAAAGTTTTGAATGTAGATACCTTCTCCGGCATGGAAGAAATGCTCTATTCCGACGAGGCTTTTGCCGGAGGATTGTCACAACGGAAAGAAAATGGCAACTTCGGTATGAAATTACATGAGCATGATAAGTACAACGGTTCCCACCGGGCACGCAAATCCTACCATTTCATCGGCGGAATGATTGTTTGCTTGGGCTCGGATATTGAAAATACCAATACGGAATATCCTACTGAAACGACCATATTCCAGTTGTCAGTAATTGATAAGGCAGGGCATGATTACTGGAAGAATTATCAAGGTGAGGGCAAGACATGGATCGATCATCTGGGAACCGGATATTATGTACCTGTTGCTGCTAAGTTTGAGAAAGCTTTTCCACAATATTCCCGTATGCAGGATACTGGTAAGGAAACGAAAGGAGATTGGGTTTCATTAGTCGTGAATCATGGAAAAGCTCCAAAAGGTGGAAGTTATGAATATGCCGTTCTACCACAGACGAATGAGGCTGCAATGAAAACATTCGGTAAGAAACCTGCTTATAAAGTCTTGAAGCAGGATTGTAATGCTCATATTGTACAGTCGCTGACTGATGGCATCTACTCTTATGTACTTTTTGAAACCCCTCAATCGGTACTTCCCGGTGAATTATTACAGCGCACGGATACTTCTTGCCTGGTGATGATTCGGAAAGAATCTCAGGATAAAATGCTGCTTACCGTGGCCCAACCTGATTTGGCATTGTATCGTGGAGCGAGTGACGAAGTTTTTGATAAAGATGGAAAACGGATAGAGCGCAGTATTTATTCCCGTCCATGGATTAATAACGAAAGTGGTGAAATACCAGTCACTGTTACCTTGAAAGGTAGATGGAATGTGGAAGAAACTCCTTTCTGCAAAGTCCTTTCGTCTGATAAGAAGCAAACGGTACTCCGTTTTACTTGCAAAGATGGAGCTAGTTTTGAAGTGGAACTACAGAAATAG